Proteins from one uncultured Desulfuromonas sp. genomic window:
- a CDS encoding PilZ domain-containing protein: MNEEHQDQPIADKRARLRAPLMIKKIRLDDGEKVFFGYSSNISCSGLFISTIDPALPGSRFHIEIPLPPPISRDIRCQCEAIWKRSYSPKSPHEPGMGLNFIDLSEDDRKDLDAWITTLQEDAADA; encoded by the coding sequence ATGAATGAGGAACACCAGGACCAGCCCATTGCCGACAAACGCGCCCGGCTACGTGCGCCACTGATGATCAAAAAAATCCGCCTCGATGATGGGGAAAAGGTCTTTTTCGGCTACTCAAGCAATATCAGTTGCAGCGGCCTGTTCATCTCAACGATCGACCCGGCCCTGCCGGGCAGCCGTTTTCACATTGAAATTCCGCTGCCGCCACCGATCAGCCGCGACATTCGTTGTCAGTGTGAAGCGATTTGGAAACGCAGCTACTCGCCGAAAAGCCCGCACGAGCCGGGGATGGGTCTGAATTTTATAGATCTGTCGGAGGATGATCGCAAGGATCTCGATGCCTGGATTACAACACTTCAGGAGGATGCGGCTGACGCGTAG
- a CDS encoding PP0621 family protein — translation MIVRLVLLGILAFLGYTIFTALLRSLGGGASPPANKQADPDRMMPCSQCDTYVPETDMIEKRMGGQTLHFCSKECLNAYKKKK, via the coding sequence ATGATTGTACGGCTCGTTTTATTAGGTATTCTGGCTTTTCTTGGCTACACGATCTTCACTGCCCTGTTGCGCAGTTTGGGTGGCGGTGCGTCGCCGCCTGCAAATAAACAGGCCGACCCGGATCGTATGATGCCCTGTTCGCAATGTGACACCTATGTGCCGGAAACCGACATGATTGAAAAACGCATGGGCGGACAAACCCTTCATTTTTGCAGCAAAGAGTGTCTTAACGCCTATAAGAAAAAGAAATAA
- the folK gene encoding 2-amino-4-hydroxy-6-hydroxymethyldihydropteridine diphosphokinase produces MTHAQAVTAYIGLGANLGDCRQTLREARRQLDGDGITVTASSPLYCTDPVGGPADQPRYFNAVVEVATILSPLALLDRCQAIEQQAGRTRDIHWGPRTLDLDVLLYGDHCLDQPRLQVPHPHLHLRRFVLEPMCRLAPELIHPQRHQSMIFLLKQLPDDQGVDCIEEQW; encoded by the coding sequence ATGACACACGCACAGGCGGTGACCGCCTACATTGGATTGGGGGCCAACCTTGGCGATTGTCGTCAGACGTTGCGGGAGGCTCGCCGGCAGCTCGACGGAGATGGTATCACGGTGACTGCCAGTTCGCCGTTGTACTGTACCGATCCAGTCGGTGGCCCGGCCGATCAGCCGCGTTATTTCAATGCCGTGGTTGAAGTGGCAACCATTCTGTCACCGCTGGCCTTGCTGGACCGCTGTCAGGCCATTGAGCAGCAGGCCGGGCGCACGCGTGATATCCATTGGGGGCCGCGCACGCTTGATCTCGATGTGCTGCTCTACGGTGATCACTGCCTTGATCAGCCGCGTTTGCAGGTGCCCCATCCGCATCTGCATTTGCGTCGTTTTGTTCTTGAACCCATGTGCCGTCTGGCACCGGAGTTGATTCATCCCCAACGTCACCAGAGCATGATTTTTCTGTTAAAGCAGCTTCCCGATGATCAAGGGGTAGACTGCATTGAGGAGCAATGGTAA
- the pcnB gene encoding polynucleotide adenylyltransferase PcnB codes for MPVEPVIISRDHHCVSRSMMDENSLKVLYRLRQHGHTAYLVGGSVRDLLLGRKPKDFDVGTDATPEQVRKLFRNCRLIGRRFRLAHIMFGRHCLIEVATFRRKPDPEEIPDAEEGAPNHFAENVFGTPQEDAFRRDFTINALFYDIENYSIVDYVGGLQDLHDGIIRVIGDPDDRFHEDPVRMLRALEFSARLDFELEQSIIPAMDRCGELLLTASPARIREEIMELFRHKVAGQVLQKADRYGLLSYLVPNFVAERAHFDLLRELDMRTASGVRIREYFALAAMYVGPFLRQSNPDMTIGDVHKLANLVLAPHCRFFSIANGIKHQARELLIGFYRFYRGRGRRGEQRFLRHPSTPEAFELFRLWVEACEGDRELLKLWQQALDGEEPEPKKQPRKRRPRRRRRKPSGSTPAASPESE; via the coding sequence ATGCCCGTTGAACCCGTTATTATTTCCCGCGATCATCACTGTGTTTCCCGTTCAATGATGGACGAGAACAGCCTCAAAGTCCTCTACCGTTTGCGTCAACACGGCCACACCGCCTATCTGGTCGGCGGCAGCGTCCGCGACCTGCTGCTCGGGCGCAAGCCCAAAGATTTTGATGTCGGCACCGATGCCACTCCGGAACAAGTGCGCAAGCTGTTTCGTAACTGTCGCCTCATTGGCCGTCGTTTTCGCCTGGCCCATATCATGTTCGGGCGTCACTGCCTGATCGAGGTCGCCACATTTCGGCGCAAACCCGACCCGGAAGAAATTCCCGATGCTGAAGAGGGGGCGCCCAACCATTTTGCTGAAAATGTGTTCGGTACCCCGCAAGAAGACGCCTTTCGGCGCGATTTCACCATCAACGCCCTGTTTTACGATATTGAAAATTACTCCATTGTCGATTATGTCGGCGGTCTGCAGGATCTGCACGATGGTATCATTCGTGTCATTGGTGATCCCGACGACCGTTTTCACGAAGATCCGGTGCGTATGCTACGTGCTTTGGAATTCTCCGCCCGCCTTGATTTTGAGTTGGAGCAAAGCATTATTCCGGCCATGGATCGCTGCGGCGAGCTGCTGCTGACCGCGTCACCGGCGCGCATTCGCGAAGAGATTATGGAGTTGTTTCGCCATAAAGTGGCTGGACAAGTGTTGCAAAAGGCCGACCGTTACGGCCTGTTATCCTATCTGGTTCCTAACTTTGTTGCCGAGCGCGCCCATTTTGACCTGCTGCGCGAACTCGATATGCGCACGGCCAGCGGTGTGCGTATTCGCGAATACTTTGCCTTGGCCGCCATGTATGTCGGACCGTTTCTCCGTCAGAGTAATCCAGATATGACTATTGGTGATGTGCACAAGCTGGCCAATCTGGTGCTGGCACCGCATTGTCGTTTTTTCAGCATTGCCAACGGCATCAAGCATCAGGCGCGCGAATTGTTGATTGGTTTTTACCGCTTTTATCGTGGCCGCGGGCGGCGTGGCGAACAGCGCTTTTTGCGCCATCCGAGTACGCCGGAAGCGTTTGAACTGTTTCGTTTGTGGGTGGAAGCCTGCGAAGGGGATCGAGAGCTGTTGAAACTCTGGCAGCAGGCGCTGGACGGTGAAGAGCCGGAACCGAAAAAACAGCCGCGTAAGCGTAGGCCTCGGCGCAGAAGGCGCAAGCCGAGCGGATCTACCCCGGCTGCGTCACCTGAGTCAGAATAA
- the fsa gene encoding fructose-6-phosphate aldolase, protein MEFFIDTAITDEIKQASELGLVDGVTTNPSLIAKSGRDFKEVITEITGIVDGPISAEVIALDAEGMVSEGRELAKIHPNIVIKVPMTEEGLKATRIFSGEGIKTNVTLIFSPLQALLAAKAGATYVSPFVGRLDDISQEGMDGVDQIRTIFDNFGYTTKIIVASIRTPMHVLNAALIGADICTIPFSVIKQLAKHPLTDIGIEKFLADWEKTK, encoded by the coding sequence ATGGAATTTTTTATCGATACCGCGATTACCGACGAAATCAAGCAGGCCAGTGAACTGGGTCTGGTTGATGGTGTCACCACCAACCCGTCGCTGATCGCCAAAAGCGGTCGTGATTTTAAAGAGGTGATCACCGAGATCACCGGCATTGTTGATGGCCCCATCTCCGCCGAGGTGATTGCGCTGGATGCTGAGGGTATGGTGTCTGAAGGGCGCGAGCTGGCCAAGATTCATCCCAACATTGTCATCAAAGTGCCGATGACGGAGGAAGGTCTCAAAGCCACGCGTATTTTCAGTGGCGAAGGGATCAAGACCAACGTGACGTTGATCTTCTCACCGCTGCAGGCGTTGCTGGCCGCCAAAGCCGGGGCCACTTATGTGTCGCCGTTTGTTGGGCGTCTGGATGATATTAGTCAGGAAGGGATGGACGGTGTTGATCAGATTCGCACCATCTTTGACAACTTTGGTTACACTACCAAGATCATTGTGGCGTCTATTCGTACTCCGATGCATGTGCTGAATGCTGCGTTGATTGGTGCTGATATTTGTACGATTCCGTTCTCGGTGATTAAGCAGTTGGCCAAGCATCCTTTGACGGATATTGGGATTGAGAAGTTTTTGGCGGATTGGGAAAAGACTAAGTAA
- the miaA gene encoding tRNA (adenosine(37)-N6)-dimethylallyltransferase MiaA, translating into MTTTTKPTINLIVLLGATATGKTRLAVEAARLLNAEIISADSRQVYRGMDIGTGKDLAEYEEIPYHLIDIVDPGYEFNVFEFQQRFCRAFEEIEQRDHLSLLCGGTGLYLDAVLGDYRLAQVPHNTALRAELKALDDAQLRERLMQLSPQQHNETDLVDRERTVRAIEIASAPPAKPHPVLQRLQPLVFGLHWERSVIRKRITARLKQRLDEGMIDEVVQLHDRGTPWETLEFYGLEYRFIAEHLQGKLNRNDMVQKLNSAIHKFAKRQETWFRRMERHGCTIHWLQGDQHPLAQMMSIIGQYSR; encoded by the coding sequence ATGACAACCACCACAAAACCGACCATCAACCTCATCGTCTTGCTCGGCGCAACCGCCACCGGCAAAACCCGGCTGGCCGTCGAAGCGGCGCGGCTGTTGAACGCCGAAATCATCTCGGCGGATTCACGGCAGGTCTATCGGGGCATGGACATCGGCACCGGCAAGGACCTGGCGGAGTATGAGGAGATACCGTATCACTTGATCGACATCGTTGATCCGGGCTACGAGTTCAATGTGTTTGAATTTCAGCAACGCTTTTGCCGCGCCTTTGAAGAGATTGAACAACGCGATCATCTGTCGCTGTTGTGCGGCGGCACCGGTCTCTATCTCGATGCGGTGCTCGGCGATTATCGTCTGGCTCAGGTGCCGCACAATACGGCCCTGCGCGCAGAGCTGAAAGCACTTGATGACGCACAGTTACGTGAGCGACTGATGCAACTGTCGCCTCAGCAGCACAACGAAACCGATCTGGTTGATCGCGAACGCACCGTGCGCGCCATTGAGATTGCCAGTGCCCCACCAGCCAAGCCGCATCCGGTGTTGCAACGTCTGCAGCCGCTGGTGTTTGGCCTGCACTGGGAACGTAGCGTTATCCGCAAACGGATCACCGCGCGCCTCAAACAACGGCTGGACGAAGGGATGATTGATGAGGTCGTCCAGCTGCATGACCGGGGTACGCCTTGGGAAACCCTGGAATTTTATGGTCTGGAGTACCGCTTTATCGCCGAGCACCTGCAGGGTAAACTCAATCGTAACGATATGGTACAGAAACTCAACAGCGCCATCCACAAGTTCGCCAAACGTCAGGAGACCTGGTTTCGCCGCATGGAGCGCCACGGCTGCACCATCCACTGGCTGCAAGGCGACCAGCACCCTTTGGCACAGATGATGAGCATCATCGGCCAATACAGCCGTTAA